The genomic stretch acccattcattttggacttgctcaggAGCACCCTCTAGTGTTTGTGAAACCTGGAAAAGTGGTAATTCTCCTcactacaagttctctggtcaATACTTATTCACTGTCCACTGATGACAGAACCAGCTCAAGTTCAAATGAACATACATTAGTCTACGTCGCCCTCAAGATGAAATTTcttaacataaaaataaaataaaaaatttaagcCACTGATGCAGAACATAAATGGATGATTGTTGTTAAACATGTACCTAACTGGataattcattatgtaattgCATAACTATCCAATAGAAATCAAAAGTGTTGCAGAGCGACAGTGGAGACTCTGGACTTGTAAGGGTTAATGCCTTGTAGTGTCATTCAGACAGACTTATGTGTGAAAGTGTTTCTGCTTGTAAATcaacagtgtttgtgtgtgctacTGTTCGGCTGTGATCTGTGATCGTCCGCACCCTCCGGGCACTCACGGCGGTTTGAGGAGAGTGTTAGGTGTAGGCGTGTGTGTGTTGCCATCGTTTGAGCCAGGTGCTGGGTGTTACAGAAAGCCGGAGGGGACGTGTAGGCAGAACCTGCCTCTCCAGCCTCTTCTCCTGTTCCAGTGCCTCCCCGGcataaaacactgttaaaaaaaatagaaacgaCCGTTTTCAATTACATGGAAATTCCTGCTGAACTAATTCAAATGAAATAGAAtggctgaatttttttttttcagtgcatgagTAAAAGTTTAGAAGTGGATCTTTTCTGTGTTTAGCCATATCCACTATCACAGCATTCATTGTAAAATTTAAAACTAGagctaaaactaaaactgaataaaaactaaactaaaattacTTTACAGAAcataaaaagtaatgaaattaaaaacactataaataaCCCTGATTGGAGCCAGAGGTCGCAGCATCTACTgttcaaatatagccattttatttactattaaaaaCAACCTGTAAGTGTgttctaacttttttttaagtaatgctgatgatggtaaaatagtgaccAAGTTTTTTTGGTGACTATTTTGCCTATATGTCCCTCTACAATAGAATGCACCCTTCCAACCGTCATTCAGATCACTGCTAGCCGATTCTGGCATCTGTTATCTGATGTAACAGAAATGGTGGTTAGtgctctcctccaagcatgGTGAGCTGTGCAACGATGTTAGAGGCAGGTTCGAAAAGACACACTGGTGCTTATAATGACATGTCCTGGAGGAAGCATGTGTTAGACTTCACCCTCAAAGCCTGGTAGGACCATGTGATGGGGAGACCTAGCAAGCAAGTGGAACTGGACATGAAATAAACTGGGAAATgtcaataaaatacattttttgtgcactattttgcctcatacctctccaccatgaacacattttaaaatgcgTTTGAGGCCTAAGTTGCCAAAAAAACATGTTATGTCATTTTGTGATGTATGtttggaggcattaaactcctctgatgtctggttcttatcaccaacCCTGTGAAATGAATTGGTAGTCTCTCTAGAATGGTGcatcaaatcaaaccactctgtctGTAATGCTTTTGTATCTTAACCATATCATTGTgcagagattttggaaaatcagtggaattccttttTAAGCAAACAGGCTTATGTGAATTCTGACACTTTATGACGTTTGACTATGTATGAAATGCACAACAATCTAGGTTGCAGAGCTGAAAACAGTAGCAGTATccatgtttttgtctgtttgagGCCTGATTTTTGTCCATTGTTGTGGATAGTTTCCATTGTTATGTTTCTCAGTTGGCTGTTTTAATGCCACGGAGACGCCATGGAGCTGAATGTGAAGTGAAAATGCTCTATTCAGGTCATGTGTTCACCAGGCTCCTTTACTGCCAGAGCAAATGAAACCATCCTGTTAAAGACCAAACAAACGCTGTTTACATGCCCGGCCTGTTGTATGCAGTAGTTGGTGCTGAACAAAGTTTGCAGTCACAGTCATCCCACActctgctgtgtttcatcatctTTAATGCTATATTGTCAATATTGTGCAACGCTACTGTGATATTTATACTAATAGTGGCGTGCTGAAACAAATCCCGAACAGTTAGAGCGGTTTCTGTGGTAAAGATGAAGCCGTCACATTTGTTTTGCTTGGAGTCAGACCCATGTCTAGATTAATAGCGCTATGGCCACATGAAGGCAGTGGTGCGGATTATTATTTGAATTGATCTGGAAATGGTTTCCGCGGTTGCGCCAGTAGGATGTCAGACGCTGCTGTGGTTGGGATTCTCCAAAGTTGCCCTTTCCGTGTGTGCGCGCTGCAGTTTGCTCGTTTTATGGGGACGAAATGTTCCCATAATGAGAGGACAGTGAATATATTCTGTCTTTTTGTTGgatgtgttttggtagtgtgcACCAAATTCAGCTTTCATGTGAATAGCAAAAGGggccaaaaataaaaaccacCTGGAAAAATACCAACCGTAAGATGTGCTAATGGCTACAAAAAGGCCTTTCGAAAATGCTAATGGATAAACTGAACGAGTCATTCCACAAGGTTGGTGCCAAAAGGACATTCTGTGGATCTTGACAGACTCAGAGCAGACAAAAACAATGTTGCACACAAGGCATTCAGTTACCCCATTAGATGACCAAATTAGCAGGTCATACTTTTTGATACACTGCATCGTTCTCACTACAAAGTCACCCGTGAGGTGTAATGTAtatatttgcagcatttttatcCTTTGTCTatccttttttcagatttactagtattttaacatcacatataaatTCAGAAGACGTGTCAATCCACTGGCTGttttagacagtaaataaaatggctacattatTAATGTAGACATCGCAACCCCCTGGCTCCTATTACCACAATAAACCATTtagcatcaaaccactctgactgccTGTGTCCCTAATGACTGAGCTATGAAGAGGttttgaaaatcagtggaattcccatttagtacaatttttattttgtaatgttttaataGGGATCTTTAATGACTGTGCTGTTAAACCTAAAAAGTTGCTTCATTTGCTAAGAAGCAGTTTAACTGACTATTTTGCTCAAATGAATATAGTTGTGTTCACTGCTATTAAAAGAGGCGCAGCTTTCACACAAGTAGTGGTGCTTTATTCTccagctgttgttggccacagccACGCCGTAACTAAGCAGAGTCTTCTCTAACAGCTCGCGCTAAGCTCTGGGATGACTCTCAGTTCTTATTGCTTTACAGACAGATCCCCCGAGGGAAAACTATCCCCGccttcacaataagagtccttatcAGAATAACCtgtgaatcaatcaatcaatcaacctttattttgactcagaagtacactgagggcaaccctcattttcaatgtagccgagcatttacaaaaacagggattgacatgacaaagaaaataataactacatttaatcattttaaatgaaaagaaaatttaaaataacagtgaataaaagataaaagtagataaaaatagaacttgagatttaaatggtaagaaattaagatcaaaaatagataagaaattagtaaggtaatagtacaatatcacaaatttaaaaaaaaagtaatgataaaaaaaatttaaaataaaatgagaggaaataaataaataaataaaaagagataaagaactaaggagaactaacacaaaaataaatgttacgaataaatatgattaagtaaaacaggtacaggctgtctgtaggtggtttgttattaaatgattaataaataaataaatgctgaagAACCAGTAACCTAAACTAACATTTCAGAAACATTGAATATGCTTcgatatttttaatttaaaaacaatgcaaagcaaaattttTGTTGTGAGAAACGAAATTAGTTTTTACCTCAGTTCAAACCCCAAAAACCCTTCAGACCTGTTTACAGTGTATACAAAGAGGTAAAAATTGCACTATTTTTCTCTAACCCACTTTACCCCAACACATTCTAATAAAACACCACTAAAACGCATAAGTGGAGTGCTGTCCTATAAATTGTCTGTTCAGGGCTATGAATCAGGCCCTTTCTCTGTGAACAGAAGGCCCTTTACATTAGTCTAGAATGGATGGGGAAGTGGGGGAAGTTGACAGTTAGTGTATACAGTGGGAGGAAGTGAGTGAGTATGTGCTTGTTAGTCGTGGATTAACTCTCTTTCTCAGCTGTTTGAAGTGTTAAAGGCTCAAATAGTCCAAGGCCCTCAAGGCAGCATACTCATTAACTGGTGATTAATGCTTTTGCTGAGTGAGCTTTTTACCCAGATCTTTTGTCTGTGCGTGCCTGTATCCACCTGGAAGTGGCTGGCTGTTTGACTAGGCTAGCTCAGAGCATGTGCTACTTCTCTCTTCTCGCTTGTTTGCTGGGTGTCCAGCGAATGGGGGCCTGCACAGTGTGGCTACATGTCAGCACATACATTCCCACACACTTTTCCACACACATAAGGTCACTTGTGGTGGTGGGAGGTCACATTACATAATGACTGCACTTTAGCCTAGAAGCTCTCCAATGTTTCGCACTTGCTCTGCCATCTAGTGGCACGTTTCAGCATTACAGGCAAACCTCTTTTCATaagaattccacccattttcatGGTTCAGATGTATGCGGTCATTCCGAGCACTTTGGTGTGTAATgtttcattctagagaaacttacagagtcataGATGTTTAGTGGTGGTAGCAGGAACCAAAAGTCTGAAGGGTTTAAAGGGTAGACATTGCAAGCCCTGctttctgtcaccaccactgtaaagacatcggAGTCTGTAAAATTCTCGATAGTGACTTCAAAAcactctttgtttacatcttaaccatttagttAGGCAGAAATTGTGTAATGAAATAGAGTGAAATTCCCCTATAAGGAACACACACTGGGGGTTTATTAAGGCCTTCCTCTTTGTTGAATCAACCCCAGATTAGACACTTCTAAATAGTTTATTCACTATGCATTAAGCTTTATTCATTATGGCCTGTTTTAGTGCAATGAAAATCACTAATAATGGCATTTTGTTGTTGGTATGCAAGTTGAGCATAAAGTAATCCCGTGCATAATTGGCAACATTTGCTTCACACAGGTTTTAGATAGCCTCAAGAACCTTCGATTTCCCAGTCAGGGATTACGTGTAGTCCTGGAATATGTTTCCCTTTCAATAGAGAATCCCTATTCAGACTGCTGTGTAGTCCAGGGCTAGGTTTAATCCTTGTCCAAGCAACCGACCCTAAAGCTAATCGGAGTTTACAGGTCACtaaacatgttttcagtttgcatcacaaatgaaatactgattaaaaaaactttgaaaactCTTACATATATGGCTACCAAAAAGCTatgaaatgatttttattttagaatatgAATGTCTAGCTGATTTCAAAGCCTGTTTTCTTTTTAGCCTCTTTATAGAATACAGAACATATCTTGAATGATGACTTTATTAAACCCCTAGTAGCTCTAATACATAGTAATAAACTTCAGAAGCCAGTTATAAACTAATAAGATGTGAATTTAGATGATTACTTCATGATGCATAACAAAGTCTTAACAAATTGTTTGTGGTGCGTTATTACACCTCAtcactcttttgttctctctcagGCTCGGCTAGCTCTGCAGAGGGGGGCTCAGGCTGTCATTTTTGACATCAGCGATGATGCCGGCGCTGCTCATGAGGTAAGTAAGCCTGATTGCACTTGTGTTCGACTTTATGTGACAAGTGAAAAAGATATGTGCACATTATTGATGCATAAGTGACTACATGTGGTCAGTAATCatatcataatcagatttctgcagttatccaatCATTCAAATGGTCTTGTACTGAACATGtgctccgatctagaaatctaGTTAAgaaatctaattaaaaaaagctggattttagctcagtaatcagatttctcagtgcatgtaaactcttactcagatttctttcggatttctcagtatgagcatgtgcgaaaacagactgcTGTAGCGGCAAAAAGCAAGTGGCGTTGCTGTGAGACGACAGCAAAGCACTTTTGGAGCAATGCTGAAACCAACTGCATGCCTGACGAGAtgaaaatttaaatattcttcatctctagatgatgtatgttcgtattttcaggtaaagttggcacagtattaaaaaaacaaaagccgTGGCATGAAGTttaagttttacattatgtttatgtcacgtctttttttgtgagtttattggctcgttgcaaaaatctgattactgcctgaatcatgtagacctggagtttcacattatctgataACACAAGCAGGTAAGGGCACTTGAATGTATTTGAATGTTTACTTCTGAATTGGTGCTATTTGATTTGTGTTATTTAAATAGGCAACAGATTTTTCATTTACACATTTCAAATGGCAGTTTGACCcattaaacatcaaataaagttATTTATGTCGCAGCTTTGGTAAACAGAAAGTACTGGACTAACGTGCTTTTGTGTCTGGAGAGGAGTTGGAATCGGCCATAAGAATTCATGATTCATGTGCATCCCTAATCCACAATAGTCTGATTGAGCTCATACAGTGGAGGAAATAATTATTTGATCCTTCGCTGATTTTGTAAGTTTGCCCACTGACAAAGAAATGAACAGTCTATAACTTTTAATGGTAGATTTATTTGAACAGTGAGAGATGGAAtatcccccgcgaccctgacggagaagcggcttagaaaatggatggatggatggatggagatggaatatccagaaaatcacataaTAGAAAATATCTAAAttgatttgcatttcattgaGTGAAATACATGCACACCAACATAGTTTGACTTGACAACTTGAAACACTGCCTCCATGCACCAAACCATATCCATCTATGAGCTTcctgctgtttaaaaaaatctttttccaATTTAAATAGAAAATCGTATTTTTTTGAATGAGATTTTACTATGTGGGACGTCCCACCCTTCCTGTTGTCACTCCGATTTGTTTTGGACTTCCAACATGTATGGAACATTTACATGTCCAAATCTGTCTTTAATAGCCCCGCCAATATTACCCGGGACCATGTGGTTTATTCAGGCTAAGACCTGAAAAGAATGGTTCAGCGTAAAATCTAAgctacacaattttccactaaCCGtagatgtagtcaatcagccaagaaaaGTTTGGGCTCCagactttgcttctttagttttaaaatgGTGCTGCAATGCTGACATTGCTAACTCTCGAAGTTAATGGTCACCAAAATGTTTTCCATGAATATATCGTCAAAACCTTTCTCAACCCACTTATATCACATCTAGTTCTATATTAGAGCTTGGTGAGGTGGTTTAGAGCACAATGTGACATAACATATGAAGGCTAGATTATGTTTgtgatttctgttgtttgtgtttataaataCCTGTTAAATtagaattttgaaaatatatgtttataataGAATATGTACAAACAGTAGAAAAAGCTAATGTAATCTGGTATCTACATGACATGCATGCACGCAAAATGGTCAGATTCGGACAGGGAGGCGGAATTCAGCTCAAAAGTTGTTGGCTGACCACAAAGTTCAGCTACACAGTAAAGTCTTGTTCATTGTTAAcattcacagtaagtcatactgtgtcctaaagtACATCAGAAggccttaatgaagacctgggtGTGATTTGAGATGGTTGAGAGAAAAGACTTGGGTGACTCTCGGCTTCTAGtctttgttagcaatgttagcatcGCTGCTgtagtgctaaactaaagaaacaaagttTGGACACCGGACATGTCTCTGCTGATCAGGTACATCTGAGGTAGATAGAAAATGtggaaattttatttatttatttttttttttttttttgcagaactgttCTTTTAGTCAGACTGTGATGATATCATATCATATTGAACAAttaatgtgcatgtaaacatagtgGTGAAAATAAGGTCTGAGAGTCAAGTAGGTTGACTAGACAAAGTAAATCAAAGAAGAAAGAACTCAGTAATGACTGAAGTTTCCTGTCACATGTGAAATTTTGACAGTCTCCCCTCTTCATGCACACACAGCTGCGTGACTCAGGCTCCCTCCCACGGCCGGTGGTGCTGGTCAAGGCGGCAGATGCCGAGGAGCTGATGGGACTGGTCAACAAGAACGAGGAGGCCATGGTGAAGATTGAGATTATGGTAGAGACGCCAAAATGGGTAAGCACACGTAAATGAACATATTTTTACACAGACTCATTTTCTATTTGCCTGCATTGCTTTGACATTTCTCTCTCCCTAGCCTCACTATGATGTGGGGATCATGCTGACCGTTGTGGTGGCCGTGCTggtcttcatcatgttcttcgcCTTTCGCTCTCGCTGCAGGTCCAACAGAACCTGGGTAAGAAACCACACTGTAGCTTTCGCTTTTTTCATAAGCACACGCACTGATTTACTACACATACATCAAATGTCTATGGTAGTGTAAATACTCTgcctcatatatatataattaatgttAAGCTGCTAGTGTAGATTAACGCAGTTTATGGTCAATATTAAGATGCTAGTCTAGATTACCAAAGTTtatgatgtttttggttggtggactattctcagtccagcagtgactgtaattgtagaactacaaagtgcacctatatagtaagtggagctgataaaatggtcaaggagcatagaaacaaggaggtggtcataatgttatgcctgattggtgtatacacatatatataaatacatatatacgaTATGTTGTGATTTGGGAGCCTCTGGGCCATCATCCGCCACAATACCATTGCAAATGGCGGCCACTCCCCCTCACAGTCAGACAGTGTCTGAAAGCACATAAGGAGGTCTGTTTGAGATTAGAGTTGAACAGTGTGGCACAGATAATGACAAATGTGGAATGATTTagccatgcagtttgcacagtgctaattggtaacccataagcttccattattatAAGCCTAATTGCTCTGGTGCTAAACGAAAAAAGAAAACTTAGAAAACCAGGGAAAGACGCTTTGAAGCTAGTAGGGCACCACAGTTAAAGTCTTTGTCACGGTATCTCTGGAAATAGTTGTGTCATCTTTCCCAGGACTCAGTGCATCAGCAGACCATGCGGGCCATCAGTAGGCTAGAGACACGGACATACAGCTCTCAGGGCTGCTCTCAGCGCTCCCGTGGGGGTCGGGGCTCCAACAGTAGCTCCAACTCCACCCCCGTATGTGCCATCTGCCTTGAGGACTTCCTGGATGGACAGGTAAGGATTGTTGGATCGATGTCCAGACAGCAGAAGGTTTAAAGAGTTCTTCCCTCAGACATATTAGTAGGGAATAAAAATTTGTTAGTATCATTACacttaattattttattcatttaaagtcATGGACTGGTTTAGTGATGCTCTTTTTGCATTTCGGCGAAGGACCTGAGGATCATCTCATGTGCACATGAGTTCCACAAAGAGTGTGTCGACCCCTGGCTGCTGCAGCATCGGACCTGCCCGCTCTGCATGTACAACATTATGGGTAAACAGCAAACACATGGACAAGCGAATGCATCCAGCTTGAGCCTAAACACAGCTTCACTGATTCATAAAACTTCAGCATAACCAACTTAAAGTAGTtggtttcatttacatttattatcgAAAAACCTGAAAACCACATCAGGTTCGTAAACTTCTAATGACTGTCACTGTGTTACATAATGGAACTGTAGATCTTTAAGTCCATCCTTTATTTATCCTTCatatttatttccagtcaaaacagccattaagtataagttatttgcttttcaggagatatttatgTGGAGAATCAAGAGCAAGAGAAAACTGGAGTTCCAGAAACAATTTAAAGATACAGAAAATGTGACCCCTAACATGCAAGCAAAAATTGTCAGACCACCAAAAGATATTTcaaactttgaaggtgtggaagaACATCCCTGCAGACATCttctaaaaactgaaagcacgGCTCACAAACAGAAGAGAAGCTGTGTGGACACAGCAttgttttctattaaatatgttttctgccttttttctgacagaaaaatgcaaaacatacTACTatgtacttaatgactgttttgactggaaattaaagaaatgagtcgtggtctctgacttttgcacagtgctgtatgttgtCAGATCAAACTTGCACATTAAGGTGAATCTCTCTTAtcactctgttcctttttcctaACGACATTCTCTGGCTCTAACAGGTACAGAGCTGCCCACTCGTCAGCCTCAGCGAGGCCGTCTGCAGTCGCCTCCAGAGCACAGCCAGGCCTTCCTGCACCACCACCCGCACCACTACCCAGCACCCCACTCTTACACCCAGCACCCCATTCCGTTCTCCCTACGGTCCCCCTACCCACGTGGCCCATCTGGGCCCTACCCCCAGCTTGGCCACTACAGTGGCTCTCCGCCCCTCCACCCTCGCAGCCTGCGCTGTCTGACAAGCAGGCCTCTGGGCGCTAGCTGCAGTTATCACCTTGCTCCAGACGGCCACCGTGGTCGTCCTCACAGGACATCTGGAGCCCACAGCTGCCGCGGCATTGGACACCACTGCTCCGCCCCCCGCCGCACCTGTCATCACTGCCCTTCCCCTGGCCGTGCACCTGGCAACCGGCCGCATAACCCCACtaaccaccaccatcaccaccatggTGGCCATGGGGTTGGTGGCTCACAGAGTCGCCAGGACGACGGCAGCTGCTCGGGTGCAAGCTACCGCACGGAGCGCAGTGGCTACTTCCCTGACGGGCCGGCCAGTGACTCCAGCTCAGGCCCGTGCCATGGCTCATCCAGCGACTCTGTGCTCAACTGCACCGATGTCAGCCTGCAGGGCGTTTATGGCAGCCGCTCCACCTTCCGCAGCTCGCTCAGCAGCGAGTATGACCCCTTCATCTACTATGGCCGGGACAGCTTAGATGGCCCAATAGCTGCTGCCAGGCCACGCTCGCTGGATTCCGGGGTCAACCAGACAGGAAGTGGAGGAGGGTTCAGCCTTGAGGAACCTCAGCAGAAGGCTGTGTTCAGCCATGTGCACTaccacagacacagacaccACTATTACGACGAGGCTGAGCCGGGACAAGGGCCAGGCCGGGGCTCTGATGAGGAGCAGGGTAGCGCAGGAGTGGCAGCAGGTGGCTCAGGTAGCGCTCCCACAGGTAAGGACTCACCGGGCAGCCAGGACTTGAGTTCTTACCCTTGCCACTGCCCCAAACCGGACACTTCAGATAAGCTGAGCCCTGGCGGTATGGAGGATCGGGACTTAGGATCTTCCTCCTCAGGACCCTCTGTGCTTGTCTCCAGCTCTGCCTTCCCCCCTCCTGCCTCAGCCTGCTGCCACCAGGGCCCAGGAAGGCCACACCGCCGGAAGACCATCAGCCGCAGCCTGGAGGCTTCTGCGGGACCCTTCCCAGCTGTGCACTTCCATCAGAACGTGGACCTTCAGGACGACTGTAGCATCCATATCCACTATGGACAGGGCGCAGGGGGCTACTGCTGCCCCCCGCCACCGGACTTGGGCGCTGCACTGCTGCCTGTGCCTCTCATCCTGGACTCAGGTGGGCTGGGTGACTGGCCCTGCTGCGGCGGGGCGCATAGGGTGTGGCAGAAGCGGGTCCAGCAGGCCCGCTCCGAGCCCCAACTGCTGGGCCCTAGCACTCCTCTGGACAGACCCCTGTGCAGGGCCCATCACAGCCCTGGGCATGAGCTGCCCACGGACATCTGTCTCTACTGCCAAACTGTTCGCAATAATCAGGGTGAGCACATCTGGATTTGAACATGCTTGTACAATATGCCTGTTGCATGTACTCACTGTCTACTTTGCAAGAGGAATtacaccagtttttcaaaattcctgtaTAACGTAA from Pygocentrus nattereri isolate fPygNat1 chromosome 23, fPygNat1.pri, whole genome shotgun sequence encodes the following:
- the LOC108413265 gene encoding E3 ubiquitin-protein ligase RNF43, encoding MRVSGRRLAGLWPWLLAAALQAALGNAGLELAAAVEAERSAPRALIKVTVLKQEPTARPITLEGVFAGSSAGYAEGKLMQSHPLSLCNTSEDERQESFFISIVKLESPESKVPQCQPLLDKARLALQRGAQAVIFDISDDAGAAHELRDSGSLPRPVVLVKAADAEELMGLVNKNEEAMVKIEIMVETPKWPHYDVGIMLTVVVAVLVFIMFFAFRSRCRSNRTWDSVHQQTMRAISRLETRTYSSQGCSQRSRGGRGSNSSSNSTPVCAICLEDFLDGQDLRIISCAHEFHKECVDPWLLQHRTCPLCMYNIMGTELPTRQPQRGRLQSPPEHSQAFLHHHPHHYPAPHSYTQHPIPFSLRSPYPRGPSGPYPQLGHYSGSPPLHPRSLRCLTSRPLGASCSYHLAPDGHRGRPHRTSGAHSCRGIGHHCSAPRRTCHHCPSPGRAPGNRPHNPTNHHHHHHGGHGVGGSQSRQDDGSCSGASYRTERSGYFPDGPASDSSSGPCHGSSSDSVLNCTDVSLQGVYGSRSTFRSSLSSEYDPFIYYGRDSLDGPIAAARPRSLDSGVNQTGSGGGFSLEEPQQKAVFSHVHYHRHRHHYYDEAEPGQGPGRGSDEEQGSAGVAAGGSGSAPTGKDSPGSQDLSSYPCHCPKPDTSDKLSPGGMEDRDLGSSSSGPSVLVSSSAFPPPASACCHQGPGRPHRRKTISRSLEASAGPFPAVHFHQNVDLQDDCSIHIHYGQGAGGYCCPPPPDLGAALLPVPLILDSGGLGDWPCCGGAHRVWQKRVQQARSEPQLLGPSTPLDRPLCRAHHSPGHELPTDICLYCQTVRNNQGSEEESGV